The proteins below come from a single Agrobacterium vitis genomic window:
- a CDS encoding VOC family protein, which produces MATSIEGILETSLYVDDLDAAERFYAGLLGLEVIISQPGRHVFLRCGPGVLLLFNAAETIKPAEPDALPVPAHGAVGPGHACFRMDGAAMDGMASRLLSHGVAIEADFLWPNGARSIYFRDPAGNSLECAEARLWQIE; this is translated from the coding sequence ATGGCCACAAGCATTGAAGGCATTCTGGAAACCTCACTGTATGTCGATGATCTCGACGCGGCAGAGCGTTTCTATGCCGGCCTGCTCGGCCTTGAGGTGATCATCAGCCAGCCGGGGCGTCATGTGTTCCTGCGCTGTGGGCCGGGCGTTCTGCTGCTGTTTAATGCAGCCGAAACCATCAAGCCCGCAGAGCCCGACGCTCTGCCGGTGCCAGCCCATGGTGCCGTCGGGCCAGGTCATGCCTGCTTTCGGATGGACGGTGCGGCAATGGATGGTATGGCGTCACGGTTGTTGAGCCATGGCGTGGCCATCGAGGCGGATTTTCTCTGGCCGAATGGTGCGCGTTCGATTTATTTCCGCGACCCAGCGGGCAATAGTCT